From the Lolium rigidum isolate FL_2022 chromosome 2, APGP_CSIRO_Lrig_0.1, whole genome shotgun sequence genome, one window contains:
- the LOC124691473 gene encoding catalase isozyme 2 isoform X1, which translates to MELNVCMHGVQFRPSSTFDKKTTTTNAGQPVWNDNEALTVGPRGPILLEDYHLLEKIAHFARERIPERVVHARGASAKGFFECTHDVTGLTCADFLRAPGARTPVIVRFSTVIHERGSPETIRDPRGFAVKFYTREGNWDLLGNNFPVFFIRDGIKFPDVIHAFKPNPKSHVQEYWRVFDFLSHLPESLHTFFFLFDDVGIPTDYRHMDGFGVNTYTFVTRQGKSHYVKFHWKPTCGVSCLMDDEATLVGGKNHSHATQDLYDSIDAGNFPEWKLFVQVIDPDEEDKFDFDPLDDTKTWPEDLVPLQPVGRLVLDRNVDNFFNENEQLAFGPGLVVPGIYYSDDKMLQCRVFAYADTQRYRLGPNYLMLPVNAPKCGFKNNHYDGAMNFMHRDEEVDYYPSRHAPLRQADQPSFPVPTRPIVGKREKTRIKKENDFVQPGERYRSWAPDRQDRFCKRFADALGHPKVSHELRIIWINFLRQCDESCGMKVANRLNVKPSM; encoded by the exons ATGGAGCTTAACGTGTGCATGCATGGCGTGCAGTTCCGCCCGTCGAGCACCTTCgataagaagacgacgacgacgaacgcCGGCCAGCCAGTGTGGAACGACAACGAGGCGCTCACCGTCGGCCCGCGCGGCCCGATCCTGCTCGAGGACTACCACCTGCTGGAGAAGATCGCCCACTTCGCGCGCGAGCGCATCCCGGAGCGCGTCGTGCACGCGCGCGGCGCCTCCGCCAAGGGCTTCTTCGAGTGCACCCACGACGTCACCGGCCTCACCTGCGCCGACTTCCTCCGCGCGCCCGGCGCGCGCACCCCGGTGATCGTCCGCTTCTCCACCGTCATCCACGAGCGCGGCTCGCCGGAGACCATCCGCGACCCGCGCGGGTTCGCCGTCAAGTTCTACACCCGGGAGGGCAACTGGGACCTCCTCGGCAACAACTTCCCCGTCTTCTTCATCCGCGACGGCATCAAGTTCCCCGACGTCATCCACGCCTTCAAGCCCAACCCCAAGTCGCACGTGCAGGAGTACTGGCGCGTCTTCGACTTCCTCTCCCACCTCCCCGAGAGCCTccacaccttcttcttcctcttcgacgaCGTCGGCATCCCCACCGACTACCGCCACATGGACGGATTCGGGGTCAACACCTACACCTTCGTCACCCGCCAAGGAAAGTCCCACTACGTCAAGTTCCACTGGAAGCCCACCTGCGGCGTCAGCTGCCTCATGGACGACGAGGCCACCCTTGTCGGCGGCAAGAACCACAGCCACGCCACGCAGGACCTCTACGACTCCATCGACGCCGGAAACTTCCCGGAGTGGAAGCTCTTCGTGCAGGTCATCGACCCCGACGAAGAGGACAAGTTCGACTTCGACCCGCTCGACGACACCAAGACGTGGCCGGAGGACCTCGTCCCGCTCCAGCCCGTCGGCCGCCTCGTCCTCGACCGCAACGTCGACAACTTCTTCAACGAGAACGAGCAGCTTGCCTTCGGCCCAGGCCTCGTCGTCCCCGGCATCTACTACTCTGACGACAAGATGCTGCAGTGCAGGGTGTTCGCCTACGCCGACACCCAGCGCTACCGCCTCGGACCAAACTACCTCATGCTCCCCGTCAACGCGCCCAAGTGCGGATTCAAGAACAACCATTACGACGGTGCCATGAACTTCATGCACCGCGACGAGGAGGTCGACTACTACCCGTCACGCCACGCGCCGCTCCGGCAGGCCGACCAACCGAGCTTCCCCGTGCCCACCAGGCCCATAGTAGGGAAGAGGGAGAAGACCAGGATCAAGAAGGAGAACGACTTCGTGCAGCCTGGGGAGAGGTATCGGAGCTGGGCACCGGACCGGCAGGACAGGTTCTGCAAGAGGTTTGCTGATGCGCTGGGGCATCCCAAGGTCAGCCATGAGCTCAGGATCATCTGGATCAACTTCCTCAGACAG TGTGACGAGTCGTGTGGGATGAAGGTGGCCAACCGCCTCAACGTCAAGCCAAGCATGTGA
- the LOC124691473 gene encoding catalase isozyme 2 isoform X2 → MDPCKFRPSSTFDKKTTTTNAGQPVWNDNEALTVGPRGPILLEDYHLLEKIAHFARERIPERVVHARGASAKGFFECTHDVTGLTCADFLRAPGARTPVIVRFSTVIHERGSPETIRDPRGFAVKFYTREGNWDLLGNNFPVFFIRDGIKFPDVIHAFKPNPKSHVQEYWRVFDFLSHLPESLHTFFFLFDDVGIPTDYRHMDGFGVNTYTFVTRQGKSHYVKFHWKPTCGVSCLMDDEATLVGGKNHSHATQDLYDSIDAGNFPEWKLFVQVIDPDEEDKFDFDPLDDTKTWPEDLVPLQPVGRLVLDRNVDNFFNENEQLAFGPGLVVPGIYYSDDKMLQCRVFAYADTQRYRLGPNYLMLPVNAPKCGFKNNHYDGAMNFMHRDEEVDYYPSRHAPLRQADQPSFPVPTRPIVGKREKTRIKKENDFVQPGERYRSWAPDRQDRFCKRFADALGHPKVSHELRIIWINFLRQCDESCGMKVANRLNVKPSM, encoded by the exons ATGGATCCCTGCAAG TTCCGCCCGTCGAGCACCTTCgataagaagacgacgacgacgaacgcCGGCCAGCCAGTGTGGAACGACAACGAGGCGCTCACCGTCGGCCCGCGCGGCCCGATCCTGCTCGAGGACTACCACCTGCTGGAGAAGATCGCCCACTTCGCGCGCGAGCGCATCCCGGAGCGCGTCGTGCACGCGCGCGGCGCCTCCGCCAAGGGCTTCTTCGAGTGCACCCACGACGTCACCGGCCTCACCTGCGCCGACTTCCTCCGCGCGCCCGGCGCGCGCACCCCGGTGATCGTCCGCTTCTCCACCGTCATCCACGAGCGCGGCTCGCCGGAGACCATCCGCGACCCGCGCGGGTTCGCCGTCAAGTTCTACACCCGGGAGGGCAACTGGGACCTCCTCGGCAACAACTTCCCCGTCTTCTTCATCCGCGACGGCATCAAGTTCCCCGACGTCATCCACGCCTTCAAGCCCAACCCCAAGTCGCACGTGCAGGAGTACTGGCGCGTCTTCGACTTCCTCTCCCACCTCCCCGAGAGCCTccacaccttcttcttcctcttcgacgaCGTCGGCATCCCCACCGACTACCGCCACATGGACGGATTCGGGGTCAACACCTACACCTTCGTCACCCGCCAAGGAAAGTCCCACTACGTCAAGTTCCACTGGAAGCCCACCTGCGGCGTCAGCTGCCTCATGGACGACGAGGCCACCCTTGTCGGCGGCAAGAACCACAGCCACGCCACGCAGGACCTCTACGACTCCATCGACGCCGGAAACTTCCCGGAGTGGAAGCTCTTCGTGCAGGTCATCGACCCCGACGAAGAGGACAAGTTCGACTTCGACCCGCTCGACGACACCAAGACGTGGCCGGAGGACCTCGTCCCGCTCCAGCCCGTCGGCCGCCTCGTCCTCGACCGCAACGTCGACAACTTCTTCAACGAGAACGAGCAGCTTGCCTTCGGCCCAGGCCTCGTCGTCCCCGGCATCTACTACTCTGACGACAAGATGCTGCAGTGCAGGGTGTTCGCCTACGCCGACACCCAGCGCTACCGCCTCGGACCAAACTACCTCATGCTCCCCGTCAACGCGCCCAAGTGCGGATTCAAGAACAACCATTACGACGGTGCCATGAACTTCATGCACCGCGACGAGGAGGTCGACTACTACCCGTCACGCCACGCGCCGCTCCGGCAGGCCGACCAACCGAGCTTCCCCGTGCCCACCAGGCCCATAGTAGGGAAGAGGGAGAAGACCAGGATCAAGAAGGAGAACGACTTCGTGCAGCCTGGGGAGAGGTATCGGAGCTGGGCACCGGACCGGCAGGACAGGTTCTGCAAGAGGTTTGCTGATGCGCTGGGGCATCCCAAGGTCAGCCATGAGCTCAGGATCATCTGGATCAACTTCCTCAGACAG TGTGACGAGTCGTGTGGGATGAAGGTGGCCAACCGCCTCAACGTCAAGCCAAGCATGTGA